The sequence below is a genomic window from Theobroma cacao cultivar B97-61/B2 chromosome 6, Criollo_cocoa_genome_V2, whole genome shotgun sequence.
ggtGTGATGTTTAGTGTATTGGTCAATGCAGTGTTTGGTATGCTTAATTTAGGTATTCCTCTATCCCACAATAACTGTCCTCTTTGAAAGAGCTTTAGGAAGCAGTATAACACATAGTAGTAATTATAGTTGACAGCTTTATCTCTCAAAAGTAAAGTAGTTTTTTGgtattctttttcctcttgtttgtaaaaattattaaagggTGTTGTTGGAAGTTAGATAATGAGCCTTTGACTTTTGATTGTGGAGAATATATTTGGGACATCCAAAAAATAGTGATGAGGACCCTTATTATGGGATAGAGGAGTATTAAATTTTTCTGAACTGCTGCTACTAAATGGTGAAGTGTTAACTGCATCTGATTGAGCGTCGTGTTGCTTTAGGTTGAAAATGCTGATGATAATGTCTATTCTGAAACTGTGGAACCAACTCTAACATCTATTCTTCAAGAGCCGGGtataattcttttcaataaCGAACAAGGCTTTTCTGCTCAGAACATCAGAGCTCTTTGTGATTCTGGAAGCTCGACCAAAAAAGTATCTGTTGGATGTGTAGGAAAGAAAGGCATTGGCTTCAAATCTGTGTTTCAGGTATGCTGAAAGCAACAGTTTCATCCATATATATTTcagttttttaatttatattctcTCTCACTGATTTGCTCTGTTCAAGCAATGTCGTCTGTTACCATGTTTTCATGTCTTGAGTAGAAGATATCTGAAAGTGTACGAATAAGACTTAAATGGTCCATTGAGTGACAGTTGGGAGAAGAGGTTAGATAATTAAACAAGACAAATATTGTGGCTCCTATCCTTTTGTTCAAGTTAATATTTAGCAGCTAGCTTCCTTGAACTGGAAAATATTAtactaattttaattaagcttgtccattttctctttcatatCAAAAAGTAGAATGGAATTTTCTTGACTGCcaaaacatcatttattctACTTTTGAGAATCCAAAAATGGTCACTAGATTGTTAGTCAATGGTTATGGACAGAGTGATTTTCTTCCTGCATTAAGGTTGAATATACCATTTCCTGCACTGTTTGCTGCAAGAATCTCAATTGAAAGGTACTTACTGGGTGTATTCTGTTAATGACTGGTTTCTATGGGCTTAGTTTTTTGGGCATTTTGCAGGTTACAGATGCTCCTGAGATTCATTCCAATGGGTTTCCTGTCAAGTTTGATATAAGTGATGGTTGGGTAGGTTTTGTTTTGCCAACTCTAGTTCCTTCTTGTAATGTTGACTCTTTTGAAATGCTGTTGAGTGGAGACAATAATCAACTGGATAATAAATGTTGGATCACATGCTTTGTATCAGTAACATCTAAAGGAAATGATAAGATCAATATTATTtccatgttttcagattttcATCCTTCCGTATGACTCTTTCTCCACAGGCTCCAGTGTATGGTGTTTTGGAACATGCTCaataattcttttattgttattagaaaagaaattttggcAAATGGTATTATAAAGGTTCCATGTGGGATAGATAACAAGATATGGTTTGTAGCATCCCAAAAGTAGCAGGCTGATATTATTCATCTTGATgtgcaaacaacaaaaatttctATAGCATTTACACTGGAGAAGTCTGAGCGTGGATGTTACAGACAATTTCTGGACCAACAACctatatttgtttttcttccttcaagGACATAGTGATTCTGTTCTTCCTTCACCTGGAGAGGAAGTTGATGTAGATAGCCCCTCGAATCAGTGGTTATTGTCAGAGTATTCCAGTTTGTTTCTTTTCCCGTGAATTGAGAAGttcaatttatttctctttttatcGCATCACATATTCTCTCTCctcacatttttaatttggaaTTTTTCCTGGTGTCTTTTATTTATCTTGGAAGCAATCTTTATTCCCTGATAAGAGAATACAATCAACCCAAACAGCTAATTGTAAACTTGAGTGTCATTATATATTATAGCTTTATCTACTTCATATTTGCAGTTCCTCACTACTTTTTCTTTGACACCTCTATGCGTGCAGGATATTAAGATTTCAACAATATGTCAAATGATCTGATTTTTTGGTATAATACTTACTGATTGGGGGTAAGTTTtggaattttaatttaatcaggCTTTGTGGAAAAGCTTAGCTGTGGATATGACTGTGCATAGAGGgagagagggagagggagGAGCAGAAGCTTTATCAACTTTGTAgttgcattatttttttattccgAACACTTGCACATGCAGTCTTAGATAgtagaagagagagagagagagggagagagagagagagactgcGATACATATTTGCATTGACACTGGCAAATAATTTTGATCTACATAGACAATGGACAAGTTACAGACTCAGATCTGACACTTGCACTGGATTCCTAGTTTAGTTTCctatctttttaattttaggtGGTACATGTTTGAGGGATCAGTTGCATTTTTATCTCTCTTGAGTACTTATTTCTTTCCTGAATGTTATCTGCATGAGGCTGGACGTTgagggtttttcttttaatctcaCTGTAATATGAGGTGCATTTCATGgacttttattttatgcatAGGTTCTGCAAAGAATGCTCTTCTTTGGCAAGTCAACAGcttagaagaagaagaaaatgaagtcaATTCTTCTTTGTCTCCTTTTATTAGATTTCTAAACGTTGCTGTGAGTCTACTGTGCTTagttggttgaaataagttgttATTTACCTAAGTGCTAAATTGCAGCAGAATCTAGTAAATGCTCCTTGAATCCTTTCGATATCTTCTTTTGAGCACTTGGTAACTTGAAGAGCATGAGCATATGAGATAAGATTGTTTACTTTCAATAGTGTATTAAAGCATAATCCTGTTTTTACCTTCTTCGGGGAAAAATGTTTTTCAGTACAGTTGAGGCATTAGTGCTAAGTTGGAGCAGAATTTAGTAAAGGTTCCTTTGACCCCTTCAGTTGAGGCACCTTTATTGAGACACCCACCTTGAGTGCCTCGGGTGTGCACCTTGAAAGGTAGTAGGCACAAAAAGGCTCAAGCGGTAAGGGTGGGATGGGGTTGGTAGAATCTTAGATTTGAGCTGTAATAGTCTTCCTTGTAccagaaaaagtaaaaaggtaTGCCTCAATTAAGTGGCCCcatttttttaagagttttttaaTTGTATGAGCTGTATTTTCAATAGGCATAAAAGGTCAATAAATGTGTTTTTTCAAGAATAAGGAAAGGATAGTCTTGTCCATATGTTATCCATATGTAACTAGACATTTTCGGTTGCCAtcttttcaaataaactttgtaaaattgaaattatagGATAGTACACTGTGTCTGGCTGTTTAAATTATTCGGTTTCCTATTAGTTACCCTATGTGATTCCTTGTTTTAAGTATATATGCAACTTAAAGAgggattttctcattattgatttgcTTACTTATATCTTTAACTTTTTCATATTGTATTGATTTCAATATTCTGTTCTATTATGCTCAATTCCTGTTTCGGGCTGTTCAaattatttggtttcctaTTGGTTATCCTATGTGGTTTCTTGTTATAGTATATATACAATTTAAAGAGGGATTTCCTCTTTATCGATTTGTTTAGTTATATCTTTAACTTTTCATATTATAGTGATCTTAATATTCTGTTCAATTATGCTCAATTCCTGACAAATTGTTTTCTTCTGTTTAGTAATTTTGGGTCGCTGATTCAGGGCGTCTTAAATCTAATTAATGTGGACTTTCAACGGATTAGAAAGATACGTAGAACTAATTCTCATTTGTTTGACAATTGTGTGAAGTAATCACTGTTAGGAAAAAGCCCTTCCAGGGTGACAGGACACTACACATCAGTGTCAAGGGGTTTGGGTGGGTTGAGACTTGCTAATTGATAAGCAATTTCATCACAGTTAAAAAAAGGTGGAGGGGTGAATTTGCGATTAAGTGTTAGCTTTTGCACCTATTCGAAGGGAAGGGAAAGCATAATTGCGTGGATTACTTGGGCATGCAATGGATGCGTGGTTACACTGAATCACAGGATTATTAGATAGACCATGCTGATTgataatatatatgatatgtttgcTACAATTAAATGATGTCTACTTTTCCTCAATCTTAGGAATTATGTAAATTATAATCAATTGCACCAAATTATATATAGGGGTGTGACGCTTTTTGTCTTGAATAAATTGCAATAAGATGGTGAATTCTGTGCTGATTAAGGAGTAACACTAGTACATTAACAACTTGTTTTGCTAGTTGGAAACATAATGGTGCCTTGCTCAGCAGTTAAGCTCTTGGCTTAGTGTTATGTTTAGCAACAGTCGAAGTTGTGAATAGATATGAAAGCCATGCTGATGATGTTCTCATGGTTGATCCACATTTGCACTCTTATGCCTTTTGAAGTAATAGTGGATAAAAACAGCCTGCCCGGGTGGATACTGTGCTATTACTTATTTTGCTTTTCCTTTGTTATTTGTTTCCTCTCTAGGAACAGCACTTTTCCATTATTTAGcataaaaaacaataaacaCATAGATTATGACTTGTATGTTCACTACAAATGGGCACCCTTGATCTACTTTTTAAGCTTTTCTCTATCTTGATAGGAAGCAAGTTTTGCTACTAATATTAATGGACTTTTTCTGTGatttaaatatatgaaatagaacaaatatttctatttatatgatttcataattaaaataataaagcatAAAATAGCATAATATTATAGAAGAACTATAAAGACGCACGCAATAAAACATGATTCCCACCAGTGAGTTTTACataaattaagaatataaaaatattacaaaataaCACTTAGAGCTCTTTAAAGTAACTAAAtgacaattaaaattataaataccATTTAAAATTCTTCGAAGCaactaaatgataattaaaacTATAAATACTAATATAATATCTTATAAATGGGTGGGCATATTAAGATATAATCTTAGTGACCATTGTCACGATGCTCCTTCCTTGCTACTTTTGTTGGAAAACCACGCTTGCAAACGTcacatttgaatttgataaCATTTTTATCATGAGATTGCTCTTGGTGACTTATAACACTCTGTAAAGACTTGCATTTTTTATTGCAAATGTTGCAAAGGAAATCATAGTCATTGCGCTCAACATTTTCATTAGCAGCATTGGAAGCCATGGTgtgaaaaataaagtaaatggATGAATAAAAGACCTCTAGCTAGTTGCTATCAAATTACCAAGACGAAGGATAGTTATATATacaatagaaataaatgtttttTGCATGAGCTGGCAGTTGATTCACAGTAAAtgaataagaaagaaatgagTTGGTTAGTGTGACAAACAACAATAATGTAAATTGtgtgatttttattttattaccaGTTTTGGTCAAGAACATGCAAGTTGCTTGACTCCCTATTATGTTAAATATCAAAGGTGCAATTATGTTAAATATCAAAGTTGAGAGCTTTGTCTCCAAAACATTTTTAGGTGAATGATACTTGATAactatgtttaaataataaatataacaattAATACTTGATAACTCCATAATTCAAAACTCAGACAAGTTGATGAAGCGTCCATTGAAAAAATATGTACCAACTTTATTCTATCAACACGTTTTTAACTGCCAACATACATAGCTGCCATTTCCACAACCAAGTTACTAGAAACAGTAGATTATAAGCATGCAATTGCAAGCATAAACCTTGATACCTTACACTTGGTATGGAAATGGAATAGACACTAGTTGTATAATTAGATATCTAAGACTATAAGTCGAGAACTGAAGAATGTGCATCAAGTCCAATACAAGAAAACTGCTTGGCACCTGTGAAGTTGCAACAACACCATAAATAGAGATTAATGATTTGCCAAAACCTGTCACATACATGTAATGATTTGGTATGGAATAGAAATTATCTCTGCTTTTATGGGGAAATCCAGATATGGATTCAGCACCTAAACAAGTTCATCCTTGTTACTAAAGGAGATAAACTTCAGATCAATGTCTACAGCAATGAACCACAGTTGCCACACCTAAGTTTAGATACAGCTGTAATTCTTATATAACACCAAATTAGAAAGATAAATGTTGTATTTATAATGAAACAAAAGggcaaaattttattaaaacttaccatcaaaacaaaaaaaaaattaacaaattccACAACACAAATTTTCAACTTCACTCCAATATTGGAAAGATGAAATGTTCTATTTAtaatgaaaaaaggaaaatataaaaacaaaaagatgaaATCTTCAGGCTCAGATGACTATGAAAATGTCCCAACTACCCAATGAGACTGTTTCCCCATTCTCAAGCTGGCCTCCAACAATTGAGCCATGTCATGTTTTAGACTTTGGATGACACATGGTTTGTTTCTGCATCTTGTTATCTCTTTTCTAAATTCTGAAATCTTCTTCAATTCATGTTGCTTGCTGACAAGTGGAACTAATTGCTCTGCATATAGGTTATCATCGTCAGAAACAACAGAATGCTGTGAATTACTTGGACAACGATAGAGTAAGCAAACGTTAAAAGGTAATGGCTTCCACACCGCATTCTGCCCttggtttgaaattttgtttcttggtGTTCTGTCATTGGACTCGATCGCTTACCAGGACTAGTTCAATGTAAATTGCTTTCAAGCTGTTGTGTAGTTTTATGATAATGGTAATTCTATTAACCTTGTCACTTGgtctaaatattttataatgacgttagatggaatattttaatggttaaatataataaattattatgattagGTAAGGTAAGAAAGAGTCCGTCAACCAAATTATGAACACATACATTGAAGACATAAGAAAATTCCTAGAAAATAGCGTATTATTATCCTGCCACTTGATTGAAAGCAATGCGTCCATTAATAACTtaatctaaattattttagtaCCAATCAATCGCCCATTCAGTTAATAAACAATCCTAGCGCTAATGGTCGGTAAAGTCTAAGTCAACACAGAGCGATAAAGCGTTGCATACAAGAGATTCATCAAAACAAGCAGTCTCTTCAAACCCCcaattcattcattcattcttcTGTGTTCATCAACCAAATATCATGGGAAATTTGTGCGCAATCTCAATCTCAACAGCGGATACAGTCTCTCGTTGCTGGGATTGCATTGTTGGACAAGCAAGTTACACATGTAAGCTTGAAGATAATCTTAAAGCTCTCACTGTGGAATTGGCGAAACTAAAAGCACGAAGTGATGACTTAAAAGATAGGGTTGATCTTGCCGAACAACAACGTATGAAGCAGCTCAACCAAGTTCAACTCTGGCTTTCAAGGGTGCAGACTGTGGCAGCTGAGGCTGAGGAATTGATCCAAAACGGTCCTCAAGAAATTCAGAAATTATTCTTTGCTGGCTGCTTTTCCAAGAACTGTAAGTCTAGCTATAAGTTTGGTAAACAAGTGGCCAGAAAACTTGAAGAAATAGTGGATCTAAATGAAAAAGGAGAATTCGAAAGGGTAGCTGAGAATGAACTTGCCCCCCAAGTGGACGTAAGACCTACTGAGCCTACGGTGGGTTTGGAATCAACATTGGCTAATGTCTGGCGCTTACTTGAAGGAAAAGATGTGGGCATTATTGGGCTATATGGCTTGGGAGGAGTTGGTAAAACAACACTCTTGACCCAAATTAACAACAAGTTAAGCAATAACCTAATCGGTTATGATGTTGTTATTTGGGTGGTGGTGTCTAAAGATCACACTATCGAAAAGGTTCAAGAAAAAATTGGTGAAAAGGTTGGCCTTTCAAATGAGTTGTGGAAGAGTAAAAGTTATGATGAGAAAGCTATAgatatttttagaattttgagcaaaaaaaagTTTGTTCTGTTGATGGATGATGTGTGGGAGCGGGTGGATTTGATCAAAGTTGGAATACCTGTACCGAATCAGGATAATgtttctaaattaatttttacaacTCGCTTCTTAGAGGTATGTGGAAAAATGGAAGCTCAGGAGAAAATGGAAGTAAAGTGTTTAAGAAAAGATGAAGCTTGGGAATTGTTTGAAAAAAAGGTTGGAGAAGAAACCCTTGACAGCCATCCAGATACTCGAGGGCTAGCTCAACAAGTAGCTGCAAAGTGTGGAGGACTACCTCTTGCACTGATTACAATAGGTCGAGCCATGGCTTGCAAGAAGATGCCCCAAGATTGGAAATATGCAATTGAGGTCTTGCAAAAGTTTCCGCATAAATTGGCAAGAATGGATCAACAGGTGTActctcttttaaaatttagttatgaTAGCTTGCCTACTGACACGATGAGGTCTTGCCTTCTGTACTGTAGTTTGTATCCTGAAGATTTTTTCATTAGTGTTAATCTGCTAATAGATTGTTGGTTTTGTGAGGGATTTTTGGGTGAATTTGGTAACATAAGTGGAGCTCGAATGCAAGGGTACAACATTATCAATTCTCTTGTTGATGCTTGTTTATTAGAAAGAAGTGAATATTTTGCAGAATATGTAAAGATGCATGATGTGATTCGTGACATGGCTTTGTGGATAGCATGTGAGTGTGAAGCACTTGAGAAGAAATTTTGTGTACAAGCAAGGGTAGGATCAAACAAGACACTTGATTTTGAAAGTTGGGAAGGTTTAAGAATGTCTTTGGCGTATAGTGGAATTGAAGGTCTAAGAGGAACACCTAGATGTCCTAATCTTCAAACTTTATTTCTCAATGGTAACAATTTAAAAGTAATTAGTAATGGTTTCTTCCAATTTATGCGAAATTTGAGAGTTTTATACCTATATTTTAACATGCATCTTTGTGAGTTGCCAAAGGGATTTTCAGCACTAGTTTCACTAGAGTATCTCGATCTATCATTTACAAGTGTAAGAGAGTTACCAATCGAGTTGAATAGGTTGtcaagattaaaaattttaaacttggTAGAGACAATATATCTCCAAAAAATCCCAAGACAATTGATATGTAGATTTTCAAAGCTGCAAATATTCAGAATGTCTGTATTAAGTTCATATGAAGATGAAATGGATGAAGACAATGTCTTGAACGGTGGTAATGAAGATCTATTAAAGGAATTGAAATGCTTGGCCCATTTGGATGAGCTGCGCATAGAAATAAAAAGTGTTTTTGCTTTAGAAAGCCTTTTAAGCTTTCACAACTTACGAGGATGCACTGAGCAACTTTTGCTCCTAGATTTTCGGGAGACAAAGGTATTCAATGTTTCCTGTTTAGCAAATATGGAGCGTTTGGAGAGCCTAGTTGTTAGAAAATGTGAAAGCATGGAAGAGATGGTCATGAGGAAGATGGAGAACGAATTCGGGGAAGGAAGAATGATAGAATCCTCTTCACTCTTTCCAACTAATAGTAATCGTATTGCTCCTTGCTTTCATGTACTGAGTGAGGTTTCGCTGGGCGGATGCAACAAGTTGAAGAACGCGACGTGGCTTGCTTTTGTTTCAACCCTAACGAAGCTTGTTGTAATGTCTTGCTCAAGAATGGAAGAAATAATAAGTGATCAAGTCACAAACATGGTTGAAATTCCAAATCCAAGCCCATTTGCTAAGCTAGAAAAGCTTGATTTACGAGATCTACCGAAATTGAAGAGCATATGTTGGGGTGCCTTACCTTTCCCATGTTTACGGCAAATTAGAGTATTCAATTGCTCCAAGTTGATAAAGCTTCCACTCAACTTCGACAGTGGGAATCAAATTAGCATTGAAGGATATCAAGAGTGGTGGGAAAAGATTCAATGGAATGATGAAGTCACTCGAAATGCTTTTTTACCTTCTTTCAAATGTGTAGATTGGTGGAAAGACGTAGATTGGGAGGATGAAGCCATTATACATCCTACTTTGTTGTTTCGGTAACGATTGTAAACGAAAGGTATGTGgtatttttctctcttgtaTTATCATTGTCTTCAAAGGTGAGATAGCATGCTAATTGTTTGATATAATAAGGTCTCTTTCAAATACGTTTCTAACTTCTAcctttttgttctcttttacTAATTTTAAAGGTTTAAATTATCTCTAGTACTGTTCATAATTGAGATGAAGActaaaatcttcaaaatttctatTGAACAAGTAATATGCAATACtttcaatgcaattatatGGTATAGACATAGAATTTTCAAGGGCAAGTGCATGGAAACAAATTCTTTCATGATGCACAATCTTCTAACTTGGAAAGGAGTTATTAAAGGTTAAGAGGTCTTGAGATAAGTCTTTAAATGCTATAAACAAGGTTATAGTACTTTCaggaattaattttaattcttatcTTTCTGTCAAATACTGAATCTTGAAGGATGTAAGAATGACATGAATTGAATAGGAAAATAATTAGTACATTTATGCTATACACCAAATACAGTATTAGGGCTAATGCTGCATAATTATGTAAGGGTGTCATACAATGAATTGAATTTCCAAGAATTCATGtgttataaaagaaaagaaaaacaacttTATGCATTAATAAAGGATTCAACATTGTGGTTTACAATGTCAATTCATCTAGTATGTCAACTAGAAAGTTTCGTTGCTTAAAATTACCCAGTAATCTTTAATTCTTCATAGTCTTCATTACATGTACAGGAAACACAACATATTTGGGAGCAACTATAGAAGCAATAATAACTTTTCTGCACTGATGCATATCTTCTTATTCTTTGGGCAGAGACTAGTACATGGACAAGTCAATCAGTTTGATGATAGCTACATGTATTTGGAAATCAACattgaaagagagaaaggatgCTGGAAAGTGTCTCAGGACATTTCCTCAGTGGTCTAATAAATTTCTGGAGTTATGGTCTTGAGGAGCAGAAAACAATGAAGAACTCATCAAATGTAATAAATCACAAAGTATTGtttgcttttttcttcttttgttaagTTTAGTTTGTCTTGGACCTTTGAGATAGTTATTTGtatgttttattttgtgtGGTTGTCTTGTTTGTATCATATTTTGACTTGATTTTCTTGGAGAAATTTCTATTTATATCTATcacttgatatttctcaacTAAAACAAATCAAGATTAGACATGCTTTCTTGTACATCACTACTTACTCCCACAAATCAAGAATTAATCTTTTGGATACTCCCATTTCGGGTGATAATAGGTTAGTTTgcaaaaaaagtttaattctttGGGTTTCTCTAATTTGTTGCATTAAAAGGAATCTATCAAAGGGATCCTCTCCTAAGATTTTGTTAGTGCACAAAAATAAGGAGAAGTAGGGTTCAGctaaaaaaagaaggaagaagttGAAGGAGGGCATTTTTGCTGGTTTGAGTAATTCTAAGtccctttccattttacctagagacaattttgtttttgatgcAAACATTGCCCATAGAATTCGATTATTAAAAGGGAAACCACTGATTTTGTAAAATTGGCTAATAGCTTtgggggtttttttttttcatgatcCGAATCCTCAGGTTATTAATGCCTTGGTTGATATAGATATCTTTTAGGATATGTAATCTTTTCTATGTGTCTTGGGGTTTTTTTCCCCTATGTTATTTCTCACATGGAATGTCAAAGGGATGAATAGTGgtgaaaaaaaatcttttaaaaggaaaatcttaCCAGTTAAGTTGAATATGGTGTTTTTATGAGAGTCTtgataaaatagaattattttaatcttagaattgttcttaaaagttagttaagttcttgagtttataatagtatttagttatttttagttattttctaattagtttatttttattaagttattttattttatactatttttatatttatttgccTTAGTTTagttaatatttattaatttttatatttttgtggGACTTTAAAGGAATAAGGCTTGATTTTGCTGAAGAAAAGTGTTTAGAGAGCTCAAGCTCTGTTTGTATATGTCACAATAATTTGAGCATAACTTTCAATCCCAATCTCAATTCCAATGTCCAAATAAAGTCATTCTTGACCgatggaaagctaagagatagagTTACAACTTTCATTCAAGTTACTTTGCCCATTTATGCCTCGATGATAGAGAAAATTGCATTGAAAGTTGCCAGAGTGTTGTAGTCAAAAAGAGAAGGCTTGAAGCCAAGGGAGCATAGCGGCATTGATGGGGTGTGCCACGACATCGAAgagaaaaatttgaataagttgttgcaagaaagaaaaggattcGAGCTGACTTAAGTCCTCTGGGCTCTACACTTATTTTAAGCTGAAATTAAGAGTCATTAGGCTAAAGTAGTTAAGTTTATGACAAATTAGGTTAATTAGTTTCGATTATATATAGATAACTTGAGAAGAAGCTAGCCATAAGAAGAAAATCTTAAGAGAAATTCAAGAAGTTAAAAGGTTGAGGCTGAACATTGAAGATCAAGATtgtaaaatttgtttattttcttcttccttagcttttattattcttgttACTCTTGATGGCTaaacttcatatttttttatttattattgcaATTATGAGTTGCTAAAGTTCTTTTTCTAGGactgcaattgaactcacatgtaatctaaagttttaatctatttctagcttattttcaatggaattgaattgtaTATTCTTATTTGTCCtcaatgcttttaattgcctgattactaattaaattgatttagaaacCTAAACACAACTTTGGATAGAGAGTTTagtgaagaataaaattagaataacatatgatcatatttatttacttggttgaataaattgatttatGTATAGAATAGAGATATACCTATATTCCAtatgtcaagcccaactctataaaatatttgccatgtcattcatgtgcttgataatatgtttgcatactt
It includes:
- the LOC18507157 gene encoding probable disease resistance protein At1g12290, with protein sequence HASYTRKLEDNLKALSVELAKLNAQRDDVKRRVDLAEQQRMVPLNQVQLWLSRVQIVRAEAEVLIKGGTQQIQKLCFGGCFSKNCKSSYNFGKQVTRKLAEIVDLKNEGDFERVAKNELAPQVDVRPTEPTVGLESTLANVWHLLEEKGVGIIGLYGLGGVGKTTLWTQINNKLSNNLIDYDIVIWVVTSKDHTIEKVQEKIGEKVGLSNELWKSKSYDEKAIDIFRILSKKKFVLLMDDVWERVDLIKVGIPVPNQDNVSKLIFTTRFLEVCGKMEAQEKMEVKCLRKDEAWELFEKKVGEETLDSHPDTRGLAQQVAAKCGGLPLALITIGRAMACKKMPQDWKYAIEVLQKFPHKLARMDQQVYSLLKFSYDSLPTDTMRSCLLYCSLYPEDFFISVNLLIDCWFCEGFLGEFGNISGARMQGYNIINSLVDACLLERSEYFAEYVKMHDVIRDMALWIACECEALEKKFCVQARVGSNKTLDFESWEGLRMSLAYSGIEGLRGTPRCPNLQTLFLNGNNLKVISNGFFQFMRNLRVLYLYFNMHLCELPKGFSALVSLEYLDLSFTSVRELPIELNRLSRLKILNLVETIYLQKIPRQLICRFSKLQIFRMSVLSSYEDEMDEDNVLNGGNEDLLKELKCLAHLDELRIEIKSVFALESLLSFHNLRGCTEQLLLLDFRETKVFNVSCLANMERLESLVVRKCESMEEMVMRKMENEFGEGRMIESSSLFPTNSNRIAPCFHVLSEVSLGGCNKLKNATWLAFVSTLTKLVVMSCSRMEEIISDQVTNMVEIPNPSPFAKLEKLDLRDLPKLKSICWGALPFPCLRQIRVFNCSKLIKLPLNFDSGNQISIEGYQEWWEKIQWNDEVTRNAFLPSFKCVDWWKDVDWEDEAIIHPTLLFRKHNIFGSNYRSNNNFSALMHIFLFFGQRLVHGQVNQFDDSYMYLEINIEREKGCWKVSQDISSVV